AATTGCCTGCGGTTGAGCCCGCGTCTGCGACCGTCGCAGCCGTCGCAACGGCGGCGCCCGCTTTCGCCGCTGCTCCTGCACCTCTGGCGGCAGTCCGTCCAGAGCCAATGGTTGCCTCGTCTTTCGCAGCTGCCCCCCCGGCGGCGGCTCTCGCCGTTCCTCCGACACCTTCAGTCTCGGCGTCATACGCAGCGCCGGTGACCCGCCCTGCGGCTGAAACCTATGCGCCGGCGTCCGCTCCGACATCGTCGCCGTTTCGTCCTGCTGCGCCGACCGAGGACAGCTTCGGCTTCGACCCTTCCGAGATTTCGGAGCAGGATGACCTGCTCGAAACCCTGAGCGGCATGGATGTGCCGGATGTGCCGGTGGCGGAGGCACGCGCGACCCAACCGGCTCAGCCGGACTATGACATCGACATCGATGCCGAGCTTGCGACACTCTTCGAGGAGCCCGCAGCGCCGCAGCCGAAGCCGGTCTCGGCAGGCCGCGTGAGCGCTGCGCCGATTACAACGGCTCCGCAGGCAACGGCACAGCCACCGCTCGAGGATTTCGAAGCCTTCGAAAAGGCGCTGGAAGAAGATCTCATCAGCACCATGTCGGCCTCTGGCCACTTCGAGCCTGAAAGCCGTGGCCACATCACCATCGCCGGTGAAGGCCAGGGATTCCGCTTCCGCCGCGTCAAGCCCTATCTGATGGCGGGAACTGCGGTCGTGATGCTGCTTGCCGGTGCGGGGGGGCTCTATGCCTGGCTCGGCAGCGGTGCCGTTGGCACGCTGTCCGGTGGAGAGCCGGTCGTGATCGCCGCTGACAAGACGCCGGTCAAAATGGTGCCGGAGAATCCGGGCGGCAAGTCCGTTCCGAACCAGGACAAGGCGGTCTATGATCGTGTGGCGGGAAGTGGCGTCGAAGACCCCAAGCAGCCGAGCCTGATTTCCTCGGAAGAAGAGCCCGTCGACGTGGTTCAGCGCACGCTGATCCCCGAATCGCTGCCGCTGGAAGGCGAGAACGATGCCATGGCGACGCCGGTCGGCGAGACCGAGGATCCGCGCCTGCTGCCCGACGGCCAGCCTCCGCAGGCAAGCGCCGAAGATCCGGCGACGATCACCCCGCGCAGGGTCCGCACGATGATCGTGCGTCCGGATGGCACGCTGGTCGCACAGGAAGTGCCGGCGGAGCCGACAGCCGCCGCAACGCCATCGCAGTCAACGGCGGATACGCCGGTGCTCGCACCGCCAAGCGTGCCCTCTTCCAATGGCGGTGATACCGTCAGGACCGTCGATACGCGCGTCGTGACCCCGGGTGGCCCGACCGAGACCGCTGCGTCGCAAACCGTGCCTGCCGCAACGGCGCAAGCAGCCACCGAACTGGCGGCCGTGACGCCTGAGACGGTGGAGACATTGGCGGCCACGGATGTTGCCGCGGCACCGACTGCCAACGATTCGGGCGCACCGCGCGCCCCGATCCCGACAAGTCGCCCGGCTGACCAGCCGGTCAATGTCGTGGGAACCGTCACCGATCAGGGCAATGTACGTTCGGCCCAACCGGCTGCGCCAGCACCTGCTGAAGCGCCCGCCGAAGTGGCTGCGGCATCCCCGGCGGCCACAGCGCCGGCCGCTGCTGCACCCGCTGGCAGTTTCGGCATCCAGATCGCCTCGCTGCCGTCGGAAGCGGACGCGCAGAAGAGCTATCGCAACCTGTCGTCCAAGTTCGGCAACATCCTGGGCGGCAAGCCCTGGGAAATCCGCCAGGCGGACATCCCCGGCAAGGGCACCTTTTACCGGGTGCGCGTGGGGGCCGGTTCCAAGGATGAAGCCGTGGCGCTGTGCGAACAATATCGTGCCGCTGGCGGCAGCTGCCTCGTCTCCCGCTGAGAACAGCACTGATTATCTGAGCATTCGAGAGGCGGAACCGCGTGTTCCGCCTCTTTTCTTGTGTATGAGCGCCTGAGGTCACCTTCCGGTCCCTTCGGCTTTTTCTTCCCCCTCGATATGGTCTTCCCATGACAGCACAATCCCGTTCCGCCAAAGCCATGATCCTCGGTTGCCTCGGCCAGCGTCTCACCGCTGACGAGAAGGCCTTTTATCGCGATGAGCAGCCCTGGGGATTCATCCTCTTCGGTCGCAATATCGGCGAGGCCGAACAGGTGAAGGATCTGGTTGCGGAGATGCGGGATACGGTTGGCGGTGGACACCACGTGCCCGTCCTGGTCGACCAGGAGGGCGGTCGCGTGCAGCGCATCCGCGAGCCGATTGCGCCGCGTTATCCCTCGGGCGCCGATTTGGGCGCGCTTTACGGCCAGGACAAAGCGAAGGGCCTGCGGGCGGCCTGGCTGATGTCACGCCTGCATGCCTTCGATCTCTATCGCCTCGGCATCAATGTCGACTGCTTGCCCGTACTCGACGTGCCCATTGAAGGGGCCAGCAATGTCATCGGCAACCGCGCCTATTCCAACGATCCAGATGTGGTCGCGAAGATGGGACAGGCTGCAGCGGACGGGCTGAAGGCCGGCGGCGTGCTGCCGGTCCTGAAGCATATCCCGGGCCATGGTCGCGGCATGGCCGACAGCCATCATGAACTGCCCGTCGTCACCGTACCGCGCGCCGAGCTCGAGGCGCATGACTTCGTGCCCTTCAAGGCGCTGGCACAGGAGCTGATGGGCATGAGCTGCCATGTCGTCTATACCGATATCGACCCAGATCATCCGGCCTCGACCTCGCGCATCGTCACCGAGGAGATCGTGCGCAAGGCGATCGGCTTCGAGGGCTTGCTGATGTCCGACGATATCTCGATGAATGCGCTTGAGGGCACGATCGGCGAACGCGCAGTGCGGATCGCGGCGACGCTCGATGTCGTGCTGCACTGCCACGGCCATATGGACGAGATGAAGGCTGTTGCCGCCGCCGTGTCCGAACTTTCGGGCCAGGCCCGCGGACGGGCGGATGCGGTGGAAGCGGCTTTCGTTGCGCCCGATGATGCTGACGAGCAGACCTTGCGTGAAGAATTCGCCAACCTGATGGCGGTCGCCTGATGGTGCGCGGTCCTGTCCAGCCGACGATCCTCAACCGGCCCTCCCAGGGAGAGACACCGGTGCCGACGCCGATGGACAGCCTCTGGCAGGACAATGCCGAGGAGCGGGCCGCAAGCGACCCGGCACTCCTGATCGATGTCGCGGGTTTCGAAGGCCCGCTCGATCTCCTGCTTTTCCTTGCCCGCAATCAGAAGGTCGATCTCGCCCGCATTTCGGTGCTGGCCCTGGCCGAGCAATATTTGCTCTTCATCGAAACCGCCCGGCGCATTCGCATCGAGCTGGCTGCCGACTATCTGGTGATGGCGGCCTGGCTCGCCTATCTGAAATCGCGTCTCCTGATCCCGCAGCAGCCGAAAGACGACGGCCCCTCGGGCGAGGAGATGGCCCAGACGCTTGCCTTCCGCCTGAAACGGCTGGAGGCCATGCGCGAGGCCGCAAGCCGGCTCGTCAACCGCAACCGTCTCGGCCGTGATGTCCACCCGCGCGGTGCGCCGGAACATGTGCCCTCGCGCGCGACGAGCGCCTATGAGGCTTCGCTCTATGATCTGCTGACGGCCTACGCTTCACTGCGCCAGCGCCAGGCAATCACCCAGGTGACGATCGAGCGGCGGCGGGTCTGGTCGCTGTCGGATGCGCGCGGGATCCTGACCCGCATGATCGGCGAGATCACCGACTGGACGGCGCTCGACCATTTCCTTTTGCGCTACCTGCCGAGCCCCGAGGACCGGGTGACCGCGATTGCGAGTTCCTTTGCAGCCTCCCTCGAACTCGTGCGTGAAGGCCGACTTGAGATCCGACAGGATGGGGCCTTCCAGCCGATCTACATGCGCAGCGGTCCCAGGGCCGAAGCTTTGAAATCGGTGGAGTGAAGCTGACATGATCGACGTCGACGAGAGGGAGCCGGATGACGGCGAGGAAGCCGAGGAGGGGGGGCATTCTGCATCGCTCCGCGCCGAGCTCGACCGTCGCGAGGCGTTGCGCATTGCCGAGGCCCTGGTTTTCGCGTCTGCCCAGCCGGTTTCGACCTCCTTTGTCGAAGAGCGTCTGCCACACGGCATCGCGGCGACGGATATCCTGCATCAGCTGAAGGAGGATTACGCTGCGCGCGGGGTGAACCTCGTCCAGGTGGACGACCACTGGGCGTTTCGCACGGCGGCCGATCTCTCATTTGCCATCCGCAACGACGAGGCCGAGGTCAAGAAGCTCTCGCGTGCTGCTCTCGAAGTGCTCGCGATCATCGCCTATCACCAGCCGGTCACGCGTGCCGAGATCGAGGACATCAGAGGCGTGCAGACCTCCAAGGGCACGCTCGACGTGTTGATGGAGGCGGGCTGGGTGCGTTTTCGCGGGCGCCGGCGTTCGCCCGGACGCCCTGTGACCCTTGGGACGACCCGTGATTTCCTCGATCATTTCGGGCTGGAGGAACTGCGCGATCTGCCGGGTCTCGAAGAGTTGAAGGGGGCAGGGCTGCTCTCTGGCCGTATTCCGGCGAACTTCAACATCCCGCTTCCCATGGGCCATGACGAGCTTAGCGAGGAGGAGGATCCGATTACCCAGCTGGACCTCGAAGAGCTCGGCCTCTTGACACCGGGCGGTGAAGCAGAGGAATAGGGTCAGCTTTTTCAACGATGACCGGTAAAGCCGGCTCGTCTGCGGTCCCTGTGTCTGCAACGATCCGGTCTGAACCGCGCGGACGGCAGAATGAATCCAGCGAAGACCCAGCACGGAAACGGCCAGCGCACGGCGGGCGTGACCTTTGCCGCACGTCTGACCTTCGAGGAGATTCATCACTGCTATCACGGCAAGGAGACGATCGGCGGTCTTTCGCTGACGGCGGAACCCGGCGAAGTCCTCTGCCTGCTCGGTCCCTCCGGGTCTGGCAAGACGACGCTGCTCAGGATTGCCGCTGGCATCGAGGCGCAGACGTCAGGTCGCGTGGTGATCAACGACCGTGAAGTCGCTGGACCCCGGACCTTCCTGCCGCCGGAGAAGCGTGGCATCGGGCTGATGTTCCAGGACTTCGCTCTTTTCCCTCACATGTGCGTGCTCGACAATGTCCGCTTCGGCCTGACGGCGCTGCCGCGCAAGGACGCGGTGGCGGAAGCCATGGCCGCTCTGGAGCGCGTCGGGCTTGCCCATTATGCCGACAAGTTTCCGCATGCCTTGTCCGGCGGTGAGCAGCAGCGCGTGGCGCTGGCGAGAGCGCTCGCTCCCCGTCCCAGCGTGCTCCTGATGGACGAACCTTTTTCCGGTCTCGATTCGCGGCTCAAGGACACGGTGCGGGCCGATACGCTCGCAATTCTCCGTGAGACCCGTGCGACTGCCGTCGTCGTCACCCACGACGCCGAAGAGGCCATGCGCATGGCAGATCGCATTGCGCTTCTCCGGAACGGGCGTCTCGTGCAGGTCGGGACATCGGACGATCTCTATCGCCGACCGAACGACATCTTTGCGGCCGCGTTCTTTTCTGAAATCAATGAATTCGCCGGCCGCGTGCGGGGCGGACAGGTGGAAACGCCGCTGGGTGCGGCCGAAGCCGGCCATCTCGCCGAGGGTACCGAGGTCGAGATTGCGGTTCGCCTGTCCGATCTTGCCGTGCGCGACAGTGGCGGCAGCATTCCGGCCCGCATCATTGCTCGACGTTTTCTCGGCGTTGTCGAACTGCTCGACCTTGCAGTCCCCGGCACCGAGAGGCCCGTCCGCGCTCGAATCCGGGCCGATGTCCTGTCGGCCGGTGTGCGTGACGTCACGATTGCGGTTGAGCCGAAAGACATTTTGGTGTTTGAAAAGACACCGGAAAGCCCCTACATCGGGGAAACAAAAATCTAAGGAGTGGCAGGCATGGGTTCGTTTAGCATTTGGCACTGGATCATCGTTCTGGCGATCGTCCTGCTTCTCTTCGGCCGCGGCAAGATCCCGGAACTGATGGGTGACGTGGCCAAGGGCATCAAGAGCTTCAAGAAGGGCATCAGCGAAGAGGACGAGAGCGAAAAGCCGACCGCTTCGACCCCTCCGGCCCAGTCGACCGCGACGAAGACGGTCGATCACAAGGCCGACGAGGTAAAGTGATCGGCATCCGCCGTTTGGACGGGCGGCTCTTCGGGCTGCCCGCTCTTCGTTGAAGTGTTGGAAGTCCGGCGCCCGTTCCGAGGCGCCCTTGGTGGCATCAGGAGCCCGTTTACATGCTGGATATAGGCTGGACCGAGCTTTTGGTGGTCGCCGTGATCCTGATCGTGGTTGTGGGTCCCAAGGACCTGCCCCCGATGATCCGGGCCTTCGGCAAGATGACGAAGCGTCTGCGACAGACGGCGGGCGAGTTTCGATCCCAGTTCGATGAGGCCCTCCGGGAGGCCGAGCTCGATGACCTGAAGAATTCGGTCAACGACATCCGGTCGCTCAATCCTGCCAATACGATCCGGGAGACATTGAACCCGCTGCGCCAGATGGGGCAGGAGATCAAGTCGGATCTGGAGCGTTCCACGCGCCCCCAGAGCAAGACTGCGCCGCAGGATGACGGTTACGAAGAAAATTCCATTTTGCCCGACGTGCCGCTCGGCCTCGGCGAAGTGCCGGACGCGCTGAAACCGGCCGCAGTCCCGCCAGCCGCGCAAGCTGCTGCTCCCGCTGCGACCACGCCAGTCACCGGCCCGGCGACCTCGGCGCCCGCCGCGGCGGCCCCGGTCACCACAAAGAAGCCGGCTGGTCGCAAGGCTGCCGCCAAGGCCGATGCTCCGGCGAAGGCGGCCTCCAGGACCGTGAAAGCCGCGCCCGTGGCAGCCGCTGTCCCGGTCGCCTCTCAGCCGAAGGCGACGAAGGCGAAGGCCGCTCCCGTCAAACCGGCAGCGACGAAGCCCGCCCCGGCCGAAAAGGCTCTTGCCAAATCGGCACCCAAGGCACGCAAGCCCAAGAGTGAGGACCGCGCATGAGCGGCGAGACCGACGACAAGCCCCAGCCGCTGATCGAGCATCTGATTGAACTGCGGTCGCGCCTCATCTGGGCGCTCGGCGCATTCTTCCTCGCCTTCATCGTCTGCTTCTACTTCGCCAAGCCGCTCTTCAACATGCTGGTCGTTCCCTATAAATGGGCCGTGTCCTGGGCTGGCATGGATTTGAGCAAGGCGGAGCTGATCTATACGGCGCCCCAGGAATTCTTCTTCACCCAGGTGAAGGTGGCGGCCTTCGGCGCCATGGTCATCGCCTTTCCGGTGATCGCCTCGCAGATCTACAAATTCGTGGCGCCCGGTCTCTACAAGAACGAGCGCGCCGCCTTCCTGCCGTTCCTGATTGCCTCGCCGCTGCTCTTTCTGCTCGGCGCCTCGCTCGTCTATTTCTTCTTCACGCCCATGGTGATGTGGTTCTTCCTCGCCATGCAGCAAAGCCCCGGCGAGGGGGAGGTGGCGATTTCGCTGCTGCCCAAGGTTTCCGAATATCTCAGCCTGATCATGACGCTGGTCTTTTCCTTCGGTCTTGTGTTCCAGCTGCCCGTCATCACCACGCTTCTGGCGCGGGTCGGCATCCTGGACAGCCGGTGGCTGGCGGACAAGCGCAAGTACTTCATCGTCGTCGCCTTCGTCGTCGCCGCCGTCCTGACACCGCCGGATCCGCTCTCCCAGATCGGTCTTGCACTGCCGACAATCCTTCTCTACGAGGTGGCTATCTACGCGGCGCGACTCGTCGAGAAGAACCGTGCTCGGTCTGCAGAAGCCGCCGACCTTGCCGAGGCTTCCTCGTCAGAGGAAACCTGAATCGGCGCCGACGCCGTTTCGACGACGCCAAAACCCATCACGACATGGGGCCGGACATGGCCGCCGGCCACTCCGCTCCCGGTCGAAGCACAAGACCTGGAACGACGATGCTCGATATCAAGTGGATCCGTGAAAACCCCGAGGCCCTCGATGCCGCACTCGCCAAGCGCAGTGCCGAGCCGCTGTCTGCCTCACTGATCGCGCTCGACCAGAAGCGCCGCGCCGTCGCCCAGGCGATGCAGGACATGCAGTCGCGCCGCAACAGCGCCTCCAAGGAGATTGGCGCCGCCATGGCGCAGAAGAACATGGAGCTGGCCGAAAAGCTGAAGGCGGAAGTCGCCTCGCTCAAGGACACGTTGCCGGCCGCCGAAGAGGAAGAGCGTCAGCTTACTGCCGAGCTGACCGACGCCCTGTCGCGCATTCCGAACATTCCGCATGACGACGTCCCTGTCGGCAAGGACGAGCACGACAATGTCGTCGCCCGGGTCGTCGGCGAAAAGCCGATGTGGAACCACAAGGCGTTCGAACACTACGAAATCGGCGAAAACCTCGGCTACATGGACTTCGAGCGCGCCGCCAAGCTGTCCGGCGCCCGCTTCACCGTGCTGACCAGCCAGCTTGCCCGGCTCGAGCGCGCCCTTGGCCAGTTCATGCTCGACCTGCACACCTCGGAACACGGTTATACGGAAGTGTCGTCGCCCCTGATGGTGCGTGATGACGCCATGTACGGCACGGGGCAGCTTCCGAAATTCGCCGAAGACCTGTTCAGGACGACGGATGGCCGCTGGCTGATCCCGACGGCGGAGGTGACACTGACCAATCTGGTCGCTGGCGAAATCCTCGACCAGGAAAAGCTGCCGCTGCGCTTTACCGCCCTGACGCCGTCCTTCCGCTCGGAAGCAGGCTCGGCCGGCCGCGACACGCGCGGCATGCTGCGCCAGCACCAGTTCTGGAAATGCGAGCTCGTCTCGATCACCGACGCCGAAAGCTCCATGGCCGAGCACGAGCGCATGACGGCCTGCGCCGAAGAAGTGTTGAAGCGCCTCGGCCTGCACTTCCGGACCATGACGCTTTGCACCGGCGACATGGGCTTCGGCGCCCGCAAGACCTATGACCTTGAAGTCTGGCTGCCGGGGCAGAACGCCTACCGCGAAATCTCGTCCTGCTCCGTCTGCGGCGATTTCCAGGGGCGTCGGATGAATGCCCGCTATCGCAACAAGGACGGCAAGGGCACGACCTTCGTGCACACGCTGAACGGTTCCGGCACGGCCGTCGGCCGCTGCCTCATCGCTGTCATGGAGAACTACCTCAACGAGGACGGCTCGATCACCGTTCCCGACGTGCTCCTGCCCTATATGGGCGGCATCAAGAAAATCGAGAAGGCGGCCTGATCACGCCGCGCCCGGAGTGACCATGCGCATCTTGCTGACGAATGACGACGGTATCCATGCTCCGGGGCTCGGCGCCCTGGAGCGCATCGCCCGCAACCTCTCCGACGATGTCTGGATCGTGGCACCAGAGACGGATCAGAGCGGCCTTGCCCATTCGCTGACGCTGTCGGAACCCTTGCGTCTGCGCGAACTCGGAGACCAGAAATTCGCATTGCGCGGCACGCCGACGGATTGCGTCATCATGGCGATCCGCAAGGTGCTCGACCGCAAGCCCGATCTGGTTCTTTCGGGTGTCAATGCGGGCGCCAACCTCGCGGACGACGTGACTTATTCGGGAACGGTTGCCGGTGCGATTGAGGGAACGGTGCATGGCATCCGCTCCTTCGCTCTGAGCCAGGCCTACAGCTACGAGGCGGGTTCACCGATCCCATGGCATGTGGCCGAAGCTCTGGCGCCGGACCTGCTGAGGAAGCTCTCGACGGTCGATCTGCCACCCGGCACTTTTCTCAATCTCAATTTCCCGAATTGTGAACCGGCGGACGTGCAGGGCATCGATGTCACGTCGCAGGGCAAGCTCGATTTCGGCCTCTCGGTCGAAGAGCGTCAGGATGGGCGCGGGCTTCCCTATTTCTGGCTCCGCTTCGGCGACCGCAAGGGCAATTTCCGCGCAGGAACGGATATCAACGCGCTGAGAGAGAACAAGATTTCGGTCACGCCGCTGAAACTCGACATGACGGATTACACGGTGCAGGACATCGTCGCGGACGCCCTTGCGAGGGGAGGCGCGGCTTGAGGTCGGCGCTTGTCGAGCGCGAAGGTTTCGCCGCTCTGGTTCTCCGTCTGCGCGCTGAGGGCATTACCAATCTGGATCTTCTGACGGCGGTCGAACAAACGCCGCGCTCGATCTTCGTGCCGCCGGAATTCGCGCAAAGCGCCTATTCAACCCGTTCCATTCCCATCGAATGCGGGCAGTTCATGGAAGGGGCCGACCTTTCGGTCCGGCTGTTGTCGCATCTGCAGGTGAAGCCCGGCCATCGTGTCTTGGAAATCGGCACGGGAAGCGGGTTTCTGACGGCAGTAATCGGTCGGCTCGCCGAGCGGGTCATCTCCATCGAGCGTTACAAGACGCTGCTTGCGGCGGCACAGCGTCGACTTGAGCAGCTTTCGATCCGCAATGTCATTCTGCGTCAGGTGGACGGGATGAACGGCCTGCCGGGAGAAGGGACCTTCGACCGGATCGTCTCGACCGCTGCCTATCCGGCCATGCCACGCTTCTACGCCGAACAACTGGTTTCGGGGGGCATGCTTCTCGTGCCCCTGATGGTGGACGAGCAGCGATGCATCATGGTGCGTCTGACCAAGACAGGCAGCCGTTTCGAGCGGGAGGATCTCTTCGAGGTTCCCTTCCTGCCGCTGCAGCCGAAGATCGCCCAGCACCTCTGAGGCCGTTTTTTGTATTTTTCTCGGGCCGCTGGAGGGCCTGCGCAGACGCCGCTCCGGTGTCTCCTTATATGCGCTTGGACGAATTCGTTCACGGCGAATCCCCGGGGGTTAACTGACCGGTAATACTAACGCGCTTTAATGAACCCACATCAAGTTGTGTCATTTGTGGGTCGAGTCATGCGTAAAAGTGTATCGCCGAAAGCTGGATTGTCCTTTGCTCGTTTGTGCGGCGCGCTTCTCCTGGCTGGCACGGCAGCCGGTTGCAGTTCGGATGCCTCGCGGTTCGGCTCGGTCTTCTCGACTGACAGTTTGACCACAGCGTCCATTCCCCGCCAGTCCGCCATGCGCGGTCAGCCGCCCGTTCCTGCCGAAAACATCGGCAACGGTGGTGGGATGTACGCCCAGAACCAGGCCATGGCTCAGCCGATGCCGGCAAGCCCAGGCTATGAGCAGCCGGCTTCAGCCCGGGCTGCAAGCACCCCTGCATCCGTCCAGCGATCCGAACTTGCCGCACCATCGGGCATGGCCCAGGCGCCGGTGTCCGGCAACAATTCCGAACGCGCTGCAGCGCTCTCGCAGCCCTTCCCCTCGGCACCCCAGCAGGGCGCTCAGGTGGCAATGGCAAACGCGAACCAGGTGCTCGCAGAGCCTCGCAGCACCGGCACCACGCCGAAACAGGGCGGCTGGTCAACGGCGGGTGCTGCCCGCGTGACGCTGCGCCCCGGCGAAACCATTGCGACGCTCGCCGATCGTTATGGCGTCCCGCAGAAGGAACTGCTCAAAGCCAATGGTCTGACCCAGCCGACAGACGCGGCTCCGGGACAACTCGTCATCATCCCGACCTTTGGCGGTCCGAATGCAGCACGCGCTGCTGCCGACGCCTCCGGTCTGCCAGCCGACGGTCGCAAGCCGATCCTGCCGGGCGACCAGCAGCAGAATGTTGCAGTTCTGCCGAATGCGCCGAATTCTCGCGAAAAGCAGCAGGTTCAGGCGTCTGCAGCCACCGGCAAGGTGGCGACGGGGGCAGGCGAGGGTGCTGGCTCCTATGTGGTGAAGCCCGGCGATTCTCTCGTGCGGATCGCGAAGGCGAATGGCGTCTCGGTTGATGAACTCAAGAAGGCGAATGGCCTGACAACCGGCAATATCCGCATCGGGCAGGCGCTCGCCGTCCCGGCGAAGGGTAACAAGTCGACAGCGACTGCGCAGGTTGCCGCCGACCCGGTCAAGACCGCGTCTGTTCAGGCCAATGGTCAGCCCGCCGGCTACACGGCGCCTGCCGCGATCAAGTCGGTCACCGAAGTCGCCGCCGTCAAGTCTGATACGACAGCCCCTGAAATGACGGGGATCGGCAAATATCGCTGGCCCGCCCGCGGCGCGGTCATCGCCAACTTCGGCTCCAATATCGACGGCAAGCGCAGTGACGGGATCGCGATCTCCGTACCGCAGGGCACGCCGATCAAGGCTGCTGAGAATGGTGTGGTCATCTATGCCGGCAATGGTCTGAAAGAGCTCGGCAACACGGTCCTCGTCCGTCATGACGACGGCAAGGTCACCGTCTACGGCCATGCCGACAGCCTGTCGGTCCAGCGTGGCCAGAAGGTCCAGCGTGGCCAGACGATCGCAACCTCCGGCATGACCGGCAACGTCAAGCGACCGATGCTGCACTTCGAAGTCCGCAAGGACGCGGCCCCGGTCAACCCCATCACTTTCCTGGAATAGTATTGCGTACCAGGTGAGTGAAAAGGCCCGGAGCTCGCGCTCCGGGCCTTTTTGCGTACTTTCAGGCTCTTGGTTCAGCGCCGGTCGGTCGATATGCGCAGCCGGCCGGCGAGGTCCTGAATATATTGCCAGGCGACACGGCCAGATCGCCCGCCTCGCGTGGTGGCCCATTCAAGCG
This DNA window, taken from Peteryoungia algae, encodes the following:
- a CDS encoding protein-L-isoaspartate(D-aspartate) O-methyltransferase, coding for MRSALVEREGFAALVLRLRAEGITNLDLLTAVEQTPRSIFVPPEFAQSAYSTRSIPIECGQFMEGADLSVRLLSHLQVKPGHRVLEIGTGSGFLTAVIGRLAERVISIERYKTLLAAAQRRLEQLSIRNVILRQVDGMNGLPGEGTFDRIVSTAAYPAMPRFYAEQLVSGGMLLVPLMVDEQRCIMVRLTKTGSRFEREDLFEVPFLPLQPKIAQHL
- the surE gene encoding 5'/3'-nucleotidase SurE; translated protein: MRILLTNDDGIHAPGLGALERIARNLSDDVWIVAPETDQSGLAHSLTLSEPLRLRELGDQKFALRGTPTDCVIMAIRKVLDRKPDLVLSGVNAGANLADDVTYSGTVAGAIEGTVHGIRSFALSQAYSYEAGSPIPWHVAEALAPDLLRKLSTVDLPPGTFLNLNFPNCEPADVQGIDVTSQGKLDFGLSVEERQDGRGLPYFWLRFGDRKGNFRAGTDINALRENKISVTPLKLDMTDYTVQDIVADALARGGAA
- the serS gene encoding serine--tRNA ligase; this encodes MLDIKWIRENPEALDAALAKRSAEPLSASLIALDQKRRAVAQAMQDMQSRRNSASKEIGAAMAQKNMELAEKLKAEVASLKDTLPAAEEEERQLTAELTDALSRIPNIPHDDVPVGKDEHDNVVARVVGEKPMWNHKAFEHYEIGENLGYMDFERAAKLSGARFTVLTSQLARLERALGQFMLDLHTSEHGYTEVSSPLMVRDDAMYGTGQLPKFAEDLFRTTDGRWLIPTAEVTLTNLVAGEILDQEKLPLRFTALTPSFRSEAGSAGRDTRGMLRQHQFWKCELVSITDAESSMAEHERMTACAEEVLKRLGLHFRTMTLCTGDMGFGARKTYDLEVWLPGQNAYREISSCSVCGDFQGRRMNARYRNKDGKGTTFVHTLNGSGTAVGRCLIAVMENYLNEDGSITVPDVLLPYMGGIKKIEKAA
- a CDS encoding peptidoglycan DD-metalloendopeptidase family protein, translating into MRKSVSPKAGLSFARLCGALLLAGTAAGCSSDASRFGSVFSTDSLTTASIPRQSAMRGQPPVPAENIGNGGGMYAQNQAMAQPMPASPGYEQPASARAASTPASVQRSELAAPSGMAQAPVSGNNSERAAALSQPFPSAPQQGAQVAMANANQVLAEPRSTGTTPKQGGWSTAGAARVTLRPGETIATLADRYGVPQKELLKANGLTQPTDAAPGQLVIIPTFGGPNAARAAADASGLPADGRKPILPGDQQQNVAVLPNAPNSREKQQVQASAATGKVATGAGEGAGSYVVKPGDSLVRIAKANGVSVDELKKANGLTTGNIRIGQALAVPAKGNKSTATAQVAADPVKTASVQANGQPAGYTAPAAIKSVTEVAAVKSDTTAPEMTGIGKYRWPARGAVIANFGSNIDGKRSDGIAISVPQGTPIKAAENGVVIYAGNGLKELGNTVLVRHDDGKVTVYGHADSLSVQRGQKVQRGQTIATSGMTGNVKRPMLHFEVRKDAAPVNPITFLE